From the genome of Carassius gibelio isolate Cgi1373 ecotype wild population from Czech Republic chromosome A16, carGib1.2-hapl.c, whole genome shotgun sequence, one region includes:
- the LOC128031184 gene encoding zinc finger protein 385D isoform X3, with protein MKHFLPFPLDSGSMLRLIPSFRNMDPVQKAVLHHTLSAPASSKRKAVSCGVCQLRFNSQSQALAHYKGTKHAKKMKSMDAPKCLKHKSSLVTKENTNKEPSNSLSPSTASSNSDRQGGSHGVPVTPSSPSSAPVFGSGVEPTEPESTSASGGEDGRSITPIPPEPEENDPAVSPETEDEKALRLLYCSLCKVAVNSVSQLDAHNTGTKHKTMLEARSGIGSIKSFPRPGLKSKLTAPTKADTGLQNKTFHCETCDVHVNSETQLKQHISSRRHKDRAAGKPAKPKYSPYTKTQRGATKQTQVKMPVGKDLCQTTRIMPPHLAAVAAAAAAISSAFPLRACHSPALFQTQSLPTALLRPTPGPIRTAHTHVLFAPY; from the exons aTGGACCCCGTTCAGAAAGCTGTTTTGCATCACACACTCAGCGCTCCAGCCTCCTCTAAAAGAAAAGCGGTCTCATGCGGTGTATGCCAGCTGAGGTTTAACTCACAG AGCCAGGCATTGGCCCACTACAAAGGCACCAAACATGCCAAGAAGATGAAATCCATGGACGCTCCGAAATGCCTCAAACACAAGAGCTCTCTGGTCACCAAGGAAAATACCAACAAGGAGCCATCTAATAGCCTCTCTCCCTCCACAGCATCCAGCAACTCTGACAGACAAG GTGGGAGTCATGGAGTGCCTGTGACCCCTTCAtccccctcttctgccccagtgTTCGGCTCCGGGGTGGAGCCCACAGAGCCAGAGTCTACCTCAGCATCAGGAGGAGAGGACGGCCGCTCCATCACCCCCATCCCGCCTGAACCAGAAGAGAACGACCCCGCCGTCAGTCCAGAGACGGAGGATGAGAAAGCACTGCGTCTGCTCTACTGCTCCCTCTGTAAGGTGGCCGTCAACTCTGTGTCACAGCTGGACGCACATAATACCG GCACCAAACACAAAACCATGCTGGAGGCTCGGAGTGGGATCGGCTCCATCAAATCGTTCCCCAGGCCCGGGCTGAAGAGCAAGCTGACCGCCCCCACTAAAGCAGACACGGGCCTGCAGAACAAGACATTCCACTGTGAAACCTGCGACGTGCACGTCAATTCAGAGACGCAGCTCAAGCAG catatcagCAGCAGACGCCATAAAGACAGAGCTGCGGGGAAACCAGCCAAACCCAAGTACAGTCCTTACACCAAAACCCAAAGAGGAGCCACCAAACAGACA CAGGTGAAGATGCCAGTCGGTAAAGACCTGTGTCAGACAACCAGGATAATGCCGCCTCACCTGGCTGCCGTCGCTGCTGCTGCCGCTGCCATTAGCTCCGCCTTCCCTCTGCGTGCCTGCCATAGCCCCGCCCTCTTTCAGACTCAGTCCCTCCCCACCGCGCTGCTCCGCCCTACACCGGGGCCAATCAGGACTGCTCACACGCATGTACTGTTTGCCCCCTATTGA